The following are from one region of the Mycolicibacterium helvum genome:
- a CDS encoding antitoxin — translation MGFLDKALDKTKEVLSENADKVGQAIDKAGDIIDEKTQGKYASTVDKVQDAAKNIVEKNRTEKGDEQV, via the coding sequence ATGGGATTCCTCGATAAAGCCCTCGACAAGACCAAAGAAGTCCTGAGCGAGAATGCCGACAAGGTGGGGCAGGCCATCGACAAGGCCGGTGACATCATCGACGAGAAGACACAGGGCAAGTACGCCAGCACCGTGGACAAGGTGCAGGACGCCGCGAAGAACATCGTCGAGAAGAACCGCACCGAAAAGGGCGACGAACAAGTCTGA
- a CDS encoding three-helix bundle dimerization domain-containing protein encodes MERAEEQRQIDQVVDRLTELFPYVPDHVISEAVDSAHHRFDGARIREFVPLFVERHCRAVFILQPAVEISV; translated from the coding sequence GTGGAACGTGCTGAGGAGCAGCGCCAGATCGATCAGGTGGTCGACCGCCTGACCGAGTTGTTTCCTTATGTGCCGGATCACGTCATCAGCGAGGCTGTGGACAGCGCACATCACCGGTTCGACGGCGCCCGCATCCGCGAGTTCGTCCCGCTGTTCGTCGAGCGGCACTGTCGGGCGGTGTTCATCCTGCAGCCGGCTGTGGAGATTTCGGTCTAG
- a CDS encoding HAD-IC family P-type ATPase: MSGLGLSADEVAARIAEGKTNDVPSRASRSVVEIVRANVLTRINAILGVLLLIVLSTGSLINGMFGLLIIANSGIGIIQELRAKKTLDNLAIVGQVKPTVRRQSGTNPLPPNEVVLDDVIELGPGDQIIVDGELLEAANLEVDESLLTGEADAIAKHVGDTVMSGSFVVAGTGAYRATKVGREAYAAKLAEEASKFTLVKSELRSGINKILQFITYLLWPTGLLVIYTQLFTTTAGWRDSVLRMVGALVPMVPEGLVLMTSIAFAVGVVRLGRRQCLVQELPAIEGLARVDVVCADKTGTLTENGMRLADVTAVGEDDTAHRAADVLASLAADDPKPNASMQAIAEAYPDAPGWTATAAAPFKSATKWSGVSYGEHGNWLIGAPDVLLDPESATAAKAEEIGARGMRVLLLCASDVPVDSPDAPGQVSPVALVVLEQRVRPDARETLEYFASQNVSVKVISGDNAVSVGAVAGTLGLHGETMDARQLPTDADALANTMATYTTFGRVRPDQKRAMVHALQSRDHTVAMTGDGVNDVLALKDADIGVAMGSGSPASRAVAQIVLLDNKFATLPYVVGEGRRVIGNIERVSNLFLTKTVYSVLLALLVGLAGLSHKLFGTAPLLFPFQPIHVTIAAWFTIGIPAFILSLAPNNERARTGFVRRVMTSALPSGLVIGVTTYTSYLIAYHGNSSTPAEQTQASTAALITLLMGAIWVLAVVARPYQWWRVALVAASGLAYVVIFAIPFAWETFMLDPTNVEVTSSGLALGLLAAGLVEALWWVQGRMLGERRTLWRTEPTVQD; the protein is encoded by the coding sequence ATGAGCGGCTTGGGTCTTTCCGCCGACGAAGTGGCCGCCCGGATCGCCGAGGGCAAGACCAACGACGTCCCCAGCCGTGCGTCGCGCAGCGTCGTCGAGATCGTGCGGGCCAACGTATTGACCCGGATCAACGCGATCCTGGGCGTGCTGCTGCTCATCGTGCTGTCCACTGGGTCGCTGATCAACGGAATGTTCGGGCTGCTGATCATCGCCAACAGCGGTATCGGCATCATCCAGGAACTGCGGGCCAAGAAGACGCTCGACAATCTGGCTATCGTCGGGCAGGTCAAGCCCACCGTGCGCCGGCAATCCGGGACAAACCCGTTGCCGCCCAACGAGGTAGTCCTCGACGACGTTATCGAGCTCGGGCCGGGCGATCAGATCATCGTCGACGGGGAGTTGCTTGAGGCCGCCAACCTGGAGGTCGACGAGTCGCTGCTTACCGGTGAAGCCGACGCGATCGCCAAACATGTCGGCGACACGGTGATGTCGGGCAGCTTCGTCGTCGCCGGAACAGGGGCCTACCGCGCCACAAAGGTGGGCCGGGAAGCCTACGCCGCCAAACTGGCCGAGGAGGCCAGCAAGTTCACCCTGGTGAAATCCGAACTGCGCAGCGGGATCAACAAGATCCTGCAGTTCATCACCTACCTGCTGTGGCCTACTGGCTTGCTGGTCATTTACACCCAGCTGTTCACCACCACCGCCGGGTGGCGGGACTCGGTGCTGCGGATGGTCGGTGCGCTGGTTCCGATGGTTCCCGAAGGCCTGGTCTTGATGACGTCGATCGCCTTCGCGGTCGGCGTGGTCCGGTTGGGGCGCCGGCAGTGCCTGGTTCAGGAGCTGCCCGCCATCGAGGGCTTGGCCCGTGTCGACGTGGTCTGCGCGGACAAGACCGGCACGCTCACCGAAAACGGTATGCGGCTGGCCGACGTCACGGCGGTAGGCGAGGACGATACCGCGCACCGAGCGGCTGATGTGCTGGCGTCCCTGGCCGCCGACGACCCCAAACCGAATGCCAGCATGCAGGCCATCGCCGAGGCCTATCCGGATGCGCCGGGCTGGACCGCCACGGCCGCAGCACCATTCAAGTCCGCGACCAAGTGGAGCGGGGTGTCTTACGGTGAGCACGGCAATTGGCTGATCGGCGCCCCGGACGTGCTGCTCGACCCGGAATCGGCCACGGCCGCCAAGGCCGAGGAAATCGGCGCGCGCGGTATGCGGGTGCTCCTGCTTTGTGCCAGCGATGTACCCGTCGACAGCCCCGACGCGCCCGGTCAGGTCAGCCCGGTCGCGCTGGTGGTCCTTGAACAACGGGTCCGCCCCGACGCGCGGGAAACCTTGGAATACTTTGCCTCCCAAAATGTCTCGGTAAAGGTGATCTCCGGTGACAACGCGGTGTCCGTCGGTGCGGTGGCCGGCACGCTGGGCCTGCACGGGGAAACCATGGATGCCCGGCAGCTGCCGACGGACGCCGACGCGTTGGCCAATACGATGGCGACCTACACCACGTTCGGCCGGGTGCGGCCCGACCAGAAACGCGCCATGGTGCATGCGCTGCAGTCACGCGATCACACCGTCGCGATGACGGGTGACGGTGTCAACGACGTGCTGGCCCTCAAGGACGCCGACATCGGGGTGGCGATGGGGTCGGGCAGCCCGGCCTCGCGGGCAGTGGCCCAGATCGTCTTGCTGGACAACAAGTTCGCCACCCTGCCGTATGTGGTGGGCGAGGGTAGACGGGTCATCGGCAACATCGAGCGGGTGTCAAATCTGTTCCTCACCAAGACGGTCTATTCGGTGCTGCTTGCCCTGCTGGTCGGGCTTGCGGGCCTGTCCCACAAGCTTTTCGGTACTGCTCCACTGCTGTTTCCGTTCCAGCCGATCCACGTGACCATCGCGGCGTGGTTCACCATCGGCATCCCGGCGTTCATCCTGTCGCTGGCACCCAATAACGAGCGAGCCCGTACCGGGTTCGTGCGGCGGGTGATGACCTCTGCGCTGCCGTCCGGGCTGGTGATCGGCGTGACGACGTATACGTCGTACCTGATTGCCTATCACGGCAACAGTTCGACCCCGGCCGAGCAGACGCAAGCCTCGACCGCGGCGTTGATCACCTTGCTGATGGGGGCGATCTGGGTGCTGGCCGTCGTCGCTCGTCCGTACCAGTGGTGGCGCGTGGCTCTGGTGGCCGCCTCGGGCCTGGCTTATGTGGTGATCTTCGCCATACCGTTTGCCTGGGAGACGTTCATGCTCGACCCCACCAACGTGGAGGTCACCTCATCGGGGCTGGCTCTTGGCCTGCTTGCCGCCGGACTGGTCGAGGCACTGTGGTGGGTGCAGGGCCGGATGCTGGGCGAGCGGCGGACGTTGTGGCGGACCGAGCCCACGGTGCAAGATTGA
- a CDS encoding serine hydrolase: MTALAVRAAIVALVAALTACSSTASKPETVKPLSDQPPPLVPALALPDNAVTNAVGKLDGIADDLMKAAGIPGMAVAVVHEGKTVYAKGFGVKDVNRPADDPGNRVDADTVFQLASVSKPIGATVVAHQVGQNAISWNTPVTDKLPWFALSDPVATKLVTVGDLYSHRSGLPDHAGDQLEDLGYDRRYVLERLRQLPLAPFRISYAYTNFGLTAAAEAVAVAAGTSWEDLSDQVLYRPLGMASTSSRFADYEARQDKALGHIRVDGKYEPLYKRDADPEAPAGGVSSSVNDLTHWLTMMLANGTYNGQQIVDPAALLPAVSPQIVSSPPSEPAMRSGFYGYGFNVGTTSAARVQLSHSGAFDLGAATNFVIIPSADVAIVALTNATPAGIPETLTAEFADLVQFGEVREDWRTLYAHAFADMDKPFGALAGKTPPANPVPAKPPASYVGSYRNDYWGSAVVAESGGKLTLSMGPRPDTVELTHWGGDVFTFGFPSENFPPGSISMATFNGDKLTLEYYDTEKMGTFTR; encoded by the coding sequence ATGACCGCTCTGGCAGTGCGTGCCGCGATCGTTGCTCTGGTGGCTGCGCTCACCGCATGCAGTAGCACGGCCTCCAAACCGGAGACCGTCAAGCCGCTGTCCGATCAGCCGCCCCCGCTGGTGCCCGCGCTGGCGCTGCCGGACAACGCCGTAACCAACGCCGTCGGCAAGCTCGACGGTATCGCCGACGATCTGATGAAGGCCGCCGGCATCCCCGGTATGGCGGTTGCCGTGGTCCACGAAGGAAAGACGGTCTACGCCAAGGGATTCGGTGTCAAGGATGTCAACCGCCCGGCGGATGACCCCGGCAACCGCGTCGATGCGGACACGGTCTTCCAGCTGGCGTCGGTGTCCAAGCCGATCGGCGCCACCGTGGTGGCCCATCAGGTCGGCCAGAATGCGATCAGCTGGAACACCCCGGTGACCGACAAACTCCCGTGGTTTGCGCTCTCGGATCCGGTGGCCACCAAGTTGGTCACGGTCGGGGACCTGTACTCGCACCGCTCCGGGCTGCCGGATCATGCCGGTGACCAGCTCGAGGACCTCGGCTACGACCGGCGCTACGTACTGGAGCGGCTGCGCCAGCTTCCGTTGGCTCCGTTCCGGATCTCATACGCCTACACCAATTTCGGGCTGACTGCCGCCGCCGAGGCGGTGGCTGTCGCGGCCGGTACGTCCTGGGAGGACCTCAGCGACCAGGTGCTGTATCGGCCGCTGGGGATGGCGTCGACCAGCTCCCGGTTCGCCGATTACGAGGCCAGGCAGGACAAGGCGCTCGGGCACATCCGCGTCGACGGGAAATACGAACCGCTCTACAAGCGCGACGCCGATCCGGAAGCGCCTGCGGGCGGGGTCAGTTCATCGGTGAACGACCTCACTCACTGGCTGACCATGATGCTGGCCAACGGAACGTACAACGGGCAGCAGATCGTCGACCCCGCCGCCCTGCTGCCTGCGGTGTCACCGCAGATCGTGTCGAGCCCGCCCAGCGAGCCGGCGATGCGCTCGGGTTTCTACGGATACGGATTCAACGTCGGCACCACGTCGGCGGCCCGGGTACAACTGAGTCACTCGGGGGCCTTCGACCTCGGCGCCGCAACCAACTTTGTGATCATCCCGTCGGCCGATGTCGCGATCGTCGCGTTGACCAACGCCACCCCGGCCGGTATCCCGGAAACGCTGACTGCGGAATTCGCCGACCTGGTCCAGTTCGGCGAGGTTCGCGAGGACTGGCGCACGCTCTACGCGCACGCGTTCGCTGACATGGACAAACCCTTCGGCGCACTGGCAGGCAAGACGCCACCGGCCAACCCGGTTCCGGCCAAGCCGCCGGCCAGCTACGTCGGCAGCTACCGCAACGACTACTGGGGTTCGGCGGTGGTCGCCGAGTCCGGCGGCAAGCTCACGCTGTCGATGGGTCCGCGACCCGACACCGTCGAGCTCACCCACTGGGGCGGCGACGTGTTCACCTTCGGCTTCCCCAGCGAAAACTTCCCGCCCGGAAGCATTTCCATGGCGACGTTCAACGGCGACAAGCTGACACTCGAGTACTACGACACCGAGAAGATGGGAACGTTTACGCGATGA
- a CDS encoding type II toxin-antitoxin system Rv0910 family toxin: MAKLSVSVDVPLPPEQAWQHASDLSRYKDWLTIHRVWRSTLPDTLDKGTVVESIVEVKGMPNRVKWTIVHFKAPEAMTLNGVGVGGVKVKLIGKVRASASDANASVVTMDVHLGGPALFGPIGMIVAGALRGDIKESLNRFVTVFAPS, encoded by the coding sequence ATGGCGAAACTCTCAGTATCTGTCGACGTTCCACTCCCACCCGAGCAAGCCTGGCAGCACGCCTCGGACCTGTCGCGCTATAAGGATTGGCTGACCATCCACCGGGTCTGGCGCTCCACACTGCCCGACACTCTGGACAAGGGCACGGTTGTGGAGTCCATCGTCGAGGTCAAGGGCATGCCCAACCGGGTGAAGTGGACGATCGTCCATTTCAAGGCGCCGGAGGCGATGACACTCAATGGTGTCGGCGTCGGCGGGGTCAAGGTCAAGCTGATCGGCAAGGTCCGGGCGAGCGCCTCGGACGCGAACGCCTCGGTGGTGACTATGGACGTCCATCTGGGTGGTCCGGCGCTGTTCGGGCCCATCGGCATGATCGTGGCCGGGGCGCTGCGTGGCGACATCAAGGAGTCGCTGAACCGGTTCGTGACGGTCTTCGCTCCGTCCTAG